A window of the Paenibacillus woosongensis genome harbors these coding sequences:
- the mtnB gene encoding methylthioribulose 1-phosphate dehydratase, producing MSFHAISLEEKQSALDELRKAKEQFAARGWFPGTSGNLSIRVGEFSPDSFHFAVTSSGKDKSIHTPEDFLFVDAAGEPCEATKLKPSAETLIHAKIYRMTGCGAIFHVHTVFNNVLSELYGEQGYVPVQGIELIKGLGIWEENAAIEIPVLPNYADIAAIAKLVPDALKPEIPGILLRNHGIYVWGKNAFEAKRHLEAFEFIFEVEYRRLALKK from the coding sequence ATGAGTTTCCATGCCATTTCTTTAGAAGAGAAGCAATCCGCCCTGGACGAGCTGCGTAAAGCCAAGGAGCAATTTGCCGCGCGAGGCTGGTTTCCGGGCACAAGCGGCAACCTGTCCATCCGCGTCGGGGAGTTCTCTCCCGACTCGTTCCATTTCGCGGTAACGTCAAGTGGTAAAGACAAATCAATTCATACCCCGGAGGATTTCCTGTTCGTTGACGCTGCCGGCGAGCCCTGCGAGGCGACGAAGCTGAAGCCCAGCGCGGAGACGCTGATCCACGCCAAGATCTACCGCATGACCGGGTGCGGCGCGATCTTCCACGTGCACACCGTGTTCAATAACGTCCTGAGCGAGCTCTACGGCGAGCAAGGTTATGTTCCCGTGCAGGGAATCGAGCTGATTAAGGGACTGGGCATCTGGGAGGAAAATGCGGCCATCGAAATTCCGGTGCTCCCGAACTACGCCGACATTGCTGCGATTGCCAAGCTTGTTCCCGATGCCCTGAAGCCGGAAATCCCCGGCATACTGCTGCGCAACCACGGGATTTACGTTTGGGGCAAGAATGCCTTCGAAGCGAAGCGACACTTGGAGGCATTCGAGTTTATTTTCGAGGTGGAATATCGCAGACTTGCATTAAAGAAGTAA
- a CDS encoding HAMP domain-containing histidine kinase codes for MRLFLREQRPVIVIYFIQLAVVTFVYWLDGYRNAAVSMYAVLLSSCLLVGYLVFRYLTHRSFYRRLQEPAESIGDFTDVKPSSPLSESLHRLLKSQYRHYISELSGQTEKIEGHIRFINQWVHQMKTPISVIHLMVQQESDSRSVAIADELDRLRKGLDMVLYTARLDQFEHDIYVETLGLEKLVRSLITAQKRLFIRGKVFPVIEMEPQLSVVSDEKWLTFVLTQLITNAVRYTLRENGKLYFRAYAKNGRTMLEIEDEGIGIPESDLPRVFDAYFTGENGRRFQESTGMGMYLAKEICRKLGHELDIESEEGRGTLVRMKF; via the coding sequence ATGAGGCTGTTTTTGCGGGAGCAGCGGCCCGTCATCGTCATTTACTTTATTCAACTAGCGGTCGTTACCTTTGTTTACTGGCTGGACGGCTACCGTAATGCCGCGGTCAGCATGTATGCGGTGCTGCTGAGCAGCTGCCTCCTGGTCGGATATTTAGTATTCCGCTATTTGACGCATCGATCCTTCTACCGCCGCTTGCAGGAACCGGCCGAATCGATCGGGGATTTCACCGATGTGAAGCCGTCATCCCCGTTATCCGAGAGCCTGCATCGCCTGCTGAAATCGCAATATCGGCATTATATCTCCGAGCTGAGCGGGCAGACGGAGAAGATCGAAGGTCATATCCGTTTCATCAACCAGTGGGTGCACCAGATGAAGACGCCGATTTCTGTCATTCATTTGATGGTGCAGCAGGAGAGCGATTCACGTTCGGTGGCGATCGCTGATGAACTGGACAGGCTGAGAAAAGGGCTGGATATGGTCCTTTATACCGCCCGTCTTGATCAATTCGAGCATGATATTTATGTGGAGACTCTTGGATTGGAGAAGTTAGTCCGTTCGTTAATTACGGCACAAAAGCGCTTGTTCATTCGCGGAAAGGTATTTCCGGTCATAGAAATGGAACCGCAGCTGTCCGTCGTGTCCGACGAGAAATGGCTGACCTTTGTATTGACTCAGCTGATCACGAATGCCGTCCGTTATACGCTAAGGGAGAACGGCAAACTGTATTTCCGTGCTTACGCAAAGAACGGGCGAACCATGCTGGAAATCGAGGATGAAGGGATCGGTATTCCAGAGAGTGACCTGCCGCGCGTATTCGACGCTTATTTCACGGGAGAGAATGGCCGCAGGTTTCAGGAATCAACGGGGATGGGGATGTATTTGGCCAAAGAAATCTGCCGGAAACTGGGCCATGAGCTTGACATAGAGTCGGAAGAGGGGCGGGGTACCCTCGTCCGGATGAAATTCTAG
- a CDS encoding 2-hydroxy-3-keto-5-methylthiopentenyl-1-phosphate phosphatase, protein MNSIKQPVIFCDFDGTITLSDNIVAIMKHFKPEGYEPIMEQILSHDISIREGVGRMFALLPSSMKREVTDFVLGQAGIREGFAEFLSYLRERGIPFYVTSGGIDFFVLPLLAPFDIPKEHIYCNGADFSSEGITITWPNPCDEHCDNDCGMCKTTVMRRFPASQYERILIGDSLTDFEGAKLADRVYSRARLTEKCQELGVNHTPFETFHDIRQDLIQREGDIIRK, encoded by the coding sequence ATGAACAGCATCAAGCAGCCCGTCATCTTCTGCGATTTCGACGGGACGATTACATTAAGCGATAATATCGTAGCGATTATGAAGCACTTTAAGCCTGAGGGCTACGAACCGATCATGGAGCAAATTTTATCCCACGACATATCTATCCGCGAGGGTGTCGGGCGGATGTTCGCCCTGCTCCCTTCCTCCATGAAACGGGAGGTTACGGATTTCGTCCTGGGGCAAGCTGGCATTCGCGAAGGCTTCGCAGAATTTCTAAGCTATTTGCGCGAACGAGGCATTCCGTTTTATGTGACCAGCGGCGGGATCGATTTCTTTGTACTGCCGCTGCTCGCCCCTTTTGATATACCGAAGGAGCATATCTACTGTAATGGTGCCGACTTCAGCAGCGAAGGTATCACGATTACGTGGCCGAATCCCTGCGATGAACATTGCGACAACGACTGCGGCATGTGCAAAACGACGGTCATGCGGCGATTCCCGGCCAGCCAATACGAACGCATCTTGATTGGCGACAGCCTGACGGACTTCGAAGGCGCCAAGCTGGCGGACCGCGTCTATTCCCGAGCCCGCCTGACGGAGAAATGCCAGGAACTCGGAGTTAACCACACGCCGTTTGAAACGTTCCATGACATTCGCCAAGACCTTATTCAACGAGAAGGAGATATAATAAGAAAATGA
- a CDS encoding response regulator transcription factor has protein sequence MFKIFIVEDDQGLVKLLEEYLHKFDYETFAVTDFESINTQFRQYVPHLVLLDVNLPKYDGYYWCRQIRSLSTCPIIFLSARDGKMDQVMGLDNGADDYITKPFDYDIVLAKINSHLRRAYGTYAAQAEGRPLQVQGLRLDRERLCLFLREMRVELSHTEMKILDELMIKSEQVVSRDRLLEKIWDEQIFVDDNTLNVYVTRVRKKLSALGIEDALQTVRGQGYRLVPSWENTP, from the coding sequence ATGTTCAAAATTTTCATTGTCGAGGATGATCAGGGGCTGGTCAAGCTCCTGGAGGAATATTTGCATAAGTTTGATTATGAGACTTTTGCAGTAACTGATTTCGAGAGCATTAATACGCAGTTTAGGCAGTATGTTCCTCATCTCGTGCTGCTGGACGTCAATTTGCCAAAGTATGACGGATATTATTGGTGCCGTCAAATCCGCAGCCTGTCGACCTGTCCGATCATTTTTCTGTCTGCTCGCGACGGCAAAATGGATCAGGTGATGGGGCTTGATAATGGAGCAGATGATTATATAACAAAACCTTTCGACTATGATATCGTACTTGCCAAAATCAATAGTCATCTTCGCCGAGCCTATGGCACCTATGCGGCGCAAGCGGAAGGCCGCCCGCTTCAGGTTCAGGGGCTCCGCTTGGACCGTGAACGGTTATGTTTGTTCCTTCGTGAGATGAGGGTCGAGCTGAGTCATACAGAAATGAAAATATTGGATGAATTGATGATAAAATCCGAACAGGTGGTCAGCAGGGATCGCCTGTTGGAGAAAATATGGGACGAGCAAATTTTCGTCGATGACAATACGCTAAATGTATATGTAACCCGAGTTCGCAAGAAGCTGTCCGCGCTAGGCATCGAAGATGCGCTTCAGACTGTCCGGGGGCAGGGCTACCGGCTCGTTCCCAGCTGGGAGAACACGCCATGA
- a CDS encoding DedA family protein, which produces MENWITEFMEQFGYIGIFLLIALENVFPPIPSEVILTFGGFMTTYSDLTMTGVIIAATLGSVLGAVILYGAGYMLNVDRLEAIIDKWGKYLRLKKEDVRKADAWFDKYGYWTVLFCRMIPLIRSLISIPAGMAKMKFGLFLLYTTVGTLIWNVILVSVGAAVGSSWEKIVAFMDVYSNIAYVIIGAGLIVFFIWFMRRRKRAS; this is translated from the coding sequence ATGGAAAACTGGATTACTGAATTTATGGAGCAGTTCGGGTACATAGGGATATTTTTGCTCATTGCGCTCGAGAATGTTTTCCCGCCGATTCCTTCCGAGGTGATTCTGACGTTTGGCGGTTTTATGACGACGTATTCGGATCTGACGATGACCGGTGTTATCATTGCTGCTACGCTAGGTTCTGTGCTTGGAGCTGTTATTCTGTACGGCGCAGGCTATATGCTGAATGTCGATCGCCTGGAAGCGATCATCGACAAGTGGGGAAAGTATCTAAGGCTCAAAAAGGAGGATGTTCGCAAAGCGGACGCCTGGTTTGATAAATATGGCTACTGGACGGTCCTGTTCTGCCGGATGATTCCCCTCATTCGCAGCCTGATCTCGATTCCGGCTGGCATGGCTAAGATGAAATTCGGCTTGTTTCTCCTCTATACCACCGTCGGGACGCTGATATGGAACGTGATTCTGGTGTCCGTAGGCGCTGCGGTAGGTAGCTCCTGGGAGAAGATCGTCGCGTTCATGGACGTTTATTCCAACATTGCTTATGTGATCATAGGCGCGGGACTGATTGTCTTTTTCATTTGGTTCATGCGCAGACGGAAGAGGGCTTCTTGA
- a CDS encoding FtsX-like permease family protein — MTFRHFAFSHVLRNKRTYAAYYLSSSFSVMVFFLCALFLFHPGIQENMIYDQAVQALQVAEGTVYFFSFFFVIYSVASFLQSRKREFGILRLHGMTVKQLNRMLFLENVTIGGASIITGIAAGLVSAKLFLMAGANMLGIERLSFHISWAALLLTLMSFAALFLLISLYTPALIGKSKLMTLFQSNQRVVEPPRKSPVRSGVGAGLVILSYYLAATSTAANVVMRMIPVTLMTVVGTYLVYAHFGAYFLALVRRRPRLFWRKTNIVTVPALAQRMSRNAQMLFLVTIISTITFCAIGVFASIHRLSDEFRQDYLAGIGYVSKAANLLERDHLLEIESELTARGITYERVSLSIRIVDVVQASRSAPAAMRMALVSYSDYARLIAAAGIPFEEVPLSGQDALIMLGSQRERPLLKERPLASYTIPGTGLKIVERGITNHVPIPEYLMLELGGRMEGKFSGLVVSDEWMDRLPASAQEERYFGFYFQDPTQGEEIGNALTRRGKMAYEEEQPYAMTVSGTLFAVQKSIYSTMLFIALLVGTVFFIASGSFLYFRLYADLDYDRRQYTTMVKIGVTKKEIDTMITRQIGLLFFVPIVLAIIHSFFAFVALQSYLNFSIAMEAGFILMSFFVIQIMYFFFIRRRYLRNLRKALG; from the coding sequence ATGACCTTTCGACATTTCGCCTTTAGCCATGTGCTCCGCAACAAGCGGACCTATGCCGCCTATTATTTAAGCAGCTCGTTTTCGGTCATGGTTTTTTTTCTGTGCGCTCTGTTTCTGTTCCATCCCGGCATTCAAGAGAACATGATTTATGACCAGGCAGTACAGGCTTTGCAGGTAGCGGAGGGAACTGTATACTTTTTTTCGTTTTTTTTCGTTATTTATTCAGTAGCTTCTTTTTTGCAGTCGCGCAAAAGAGAGTTTGGGATATTACGGCTGCACGGGATGACCGTAAAGCAGCTTAACCGCATGTTGTTCCTGGAAAATGTGACAATCGGCGGCGCATCCATTATAACCGGGATTGCTGCAGGCCTTGTGTCGGCGAAGCTGTTCCTGATGGCCGGGGCCAATATGCTTGGCATTGAACGGCTCAGCTTTCACATTTCCTGGGCGGCCCTGCTGCTGACGTTGATGTCGTTTGCAGCACTGTTTTTGCTCATCTCCCTGTACACGCCCGCCCTAATTGGCAAAAGCAAGCTTATGACGCTGTTTCAGTCGAATCAGCGGGTAGTCGAGCCGCCGAGAAAGTCGCCGGTACGATCCGGTGTAGGCGCAGGTCTCGTAATATTGAGCTATTATTTGGCGGCAACCTCAACCGCGGCAAACGTTGTCATGCGTATGATACCGGTAACCTTGATGACGGTGGTCGGCACTTACCTGGTGTATGCCCATTTCGGCGCGTACTTCCTGGCATTGGTGAGGAGGCGGCCCCGGCTGTTCTGGCGGAAGACGAATATCGTAACGGTTCCCGCGCTGGCGCAGCGGATGAGCAGGAATGCGCAAATGCTGTTCCTCGTGACGATCATTTCAACGATCACGTTCTGCGCCATCGGGGTATTCGCCTCCATTCACCGGTTGTCCGACGAATTCCGGCAGGATTACCTTGCGGGGATCGGCTATGTATCCAAAGCGGCCAATTTGCTTGAGCGCGATCATTTGCTAGAGATAGAAAGCGAGTTGACGGCGCGCGGAATAACCTACGAGCGCGTCAGCCTGTCGATCAGAATTGTCGACGTTGTTCAAGCGTCCAGATCAGCACCGGCGGCTATGCGTATGGCGCTTGTATCGTACTCGGATTATGCCCGTTTGATCGCTGCGGCGGGAATCCCATTTGAGGAAGTGCCATTGTCAGGCCAGGATGCGCTCATTATGCTGGGATCGCAGCGCGAGAGACCGCTGCTGAAGGAGCGGCCGCTTGCCTCGTACACGATACCTGGCACGGGGCTGAAGATCGTGGAAAGAGGAATTACGAATCATGTGCCAATCCCTGAATATTTAATGCTGGAGCTAGGCGGCAGGATGGAAGGGAAGTTCAGCGGCCTCGTCGTCAGCGATGAGTGGATGGACCGTCTTCCTGCATCCGCGCAGGAAGAGCGTTATTTCGGTTTTTACTTCCAGGATCCAACGCAGGGGGAGGAAATCGGGAATGCCTTGACCCGCCGGGGGAAGATGGCTTATGAAGAGGAGCAGCCGTATGCAATGACCGTCAGCGGTACGCTGTTCGCCGTTCAGAAGAGCATTTACAGCACAATGCTGTTTATTGCGCTGCTCGTCGGCACTGTGTTTTTCATTGCGTCGGGTAGTTTTTTATATTTCAGGCTGTATGCAGATTTGGATTATGACCGCCGCCAGTATACTACGATGGTGAAAATCGGGGTAACGAAAAAGGAGATCGACACGATGATCACCCGGCAAATCGGACTGCTCTTCTTCGTGCCTATCGTTCTGGCGATAATCCACAGCTTTTTTGCTTTTGTTGCTCTGCAGAGCTACTTGAATTTCTCCATCGCGATGGAGGCCGGATTTATTTTGATGAGTTTTTTCGTTATCCAAATCATGTACTTCTTCTTCATTAGAAGACGGTATTTGCGCAATTTAAGAAAGGCCCTTGGCTGA
- a CDS encoding ABC transporter ATP-binding protein, producing MSVLEVRALSKIYEGKVPTPALKGVTFRMERGEFVGVMGPSGSGKTTLLNVMATIDEPTSGSVLIEGREPHQMSEEDTALFRRRKLGFIFQQFNLLDTLTIEENIVLPLTLDGTPVREMESRAAAIAQRLGIGGLLKKYAFEVSGGEMQKTAIARAMIHRPSLILADEPTGNLDSRSSREVMEAFTALNEEEQATIFMVTHDAVAASYCHRVIFIKDGKFYNEIYRGSSRQVFFQKIIDMLSLLGGDTHDLSTFRL from the coding sequence ATGTCGGTGCTAGAAGTGCGTGCTTTATCAAAAATATACGAAGGCAAAGTTCCCACGCCGGCGCTTAAGGGTGTTACCTTCCGGATGGAGCGCGGGGAGTTCGTCGGCGTGATGGGGCCATCCGGCAGCGGCAAGACGACGCTTCTGAATGTTATGGCCACGATCGACGAACCGACATCAGGAAGCGTGCTGATCGAAGGAAGAGAGCCGCATCAAATGAGCGAGGAAGATACTGCATTGTTCCGCCGCCGTAAGCTGGGCTTCATTTTTCAGCAGTTCAATTTGCTGGACACTTTGACGATCGAAGAGAACATTGTGCTTCCATTGACGCTGGATGGCACGCCAGTACGGGAAATGGAGAGCAGGGCCGCAGCCATCGCGCAAAGACTAGGGATCGGTGGACTGTTAAAGAAATATGCGTTCGAGGTATCCGGCGGAGAGATGCAGAAAACAGCCATCGCCCGGGCGATGATTCACCGCCCTTCCTTGATTCTGGCTGACGAGCCGACAGGGAATCTGGATTCGAGATCCTCCCGCGAAGTGATGGAGGCATTTACCGCCCTGAATGAGGAGGAACAGGCAACGATATTTATGGTTACGCATGATGCCGTAGCTGCGAGCTACTGCCATCGGGTTATTTTCATCAAGGACGGGAAGTTCTATAACGAGATTTACCGGGGCAGCAGCCGGCAGGTTTTTTTTCAGAAAATTATCGATATGCTATCGCTGCTCGGAGGGGATACGCATGACCTTTCGACATTTCGCCTTTAG
- a CDS encoding undecaprenyl-diphosphate phosphatase, with the protein MLFMDIIKAIILGLVEGVTEFAPVSSTGHMIIVDDMWLKTEQLLSSKYAANTFKVVIQLGSILAVLVVFKDRILNLLGLSRFSKQAVTAGGPRLKLGQVIVGLIPAGILGVLFEDYIDEYLFSTSTVLIGLVLGAILMIAADKFGPKEPKIQTVDQLTYGHALVVGLIQCLSIWPGFSRSGSTISGGVLAGMSHRAAADFTFIMAVPIMCGASAISLYKNWEYMTLDALPFFIAGFISAFIFALLSIRFFLKLINRIKLMPFAIYRILLAVVIWIVFF; encoded by the coding sequence ATGTTATTTATGGATATTATTAAAGCCATCATTCTGGGATTGGTAGAAGGTGTCACCGAATTTGCGCCGGTCTCCTCGACGGGACATATGATTATCGTAGATGATATGTGGCTGAAAACGGAGCAGTTATTGTCCTCCAAATATGCCGCCAATACGTTTAAGGTCGTGATCCAGCTTGGATCGATTTTGGCGGTCTTGGTTGTATTCAAGGATCGGATCCTCAATTTGCTTGGCTTGTCGCGCTTCAGCAAGCAGGCCGTAACCGCAGGCGGGCCGCGGTTGAAGCTGGGGCAGGTTATTGTCGGGTTGATCCCGGCCGGCATCTTGGGGGTGCTGTTTGAGGATTATATCGATGAGTATTTGTTCTCTACGTCCACGGTATTGATTGGACTTGTGCTGGGAGCGATCCTGATGATTGCTGCCGATAAATTCGGCCCGAAGGAACCGAAGATTCAAACGGTAGATCAATTGACATATGGACATGCCTTAGTCGTTGGCTTGATCCAGTGTTTGTCGATTTGGCCAGGATTCTCCCGCTCAGGCTCCACGATTTCCGGAGGGGTGTTGGCGGGAATGAGCCACCGCGCGGCGGCGGATTTTACGTTCATTATGGCCGTGCCGATCATGTGCGGGGCAAGCGCGATCTCCCTGTACAAGAACTGGGAGTATATGACGCTGGATGCGCTGCCGTTCTTCATCGCCGGTTTCATTAGCGCCTTCATTTTTGCTCTGCTGTCGATCCGATTCTTCCTGAAGCTGATCAACCGCATTAAGCTGATGCCGTTCGCCATTTACCGGATCTTGCTCGCTGTTGTCATTTGGATCGTATTTTTCTAA
- a CDS encoding 2,3-diketo-5-methylthiopentyl-1-phosphate enolase, whose protein sequence is MSYCTATYRIYDDKADFHKKAESIAVGMTVGTWTELPQVKQDQMRGHLGRVESVQVHDPQSGVPGERYADVSISYPDINFTSDIPALLITVFGKISMDGKIKLLDLKLSDAFLSAYSGPKFGIQGVRELLGVPHRPLLMSIFKSVIGYDLDGLREQFMAQALGGVDLIKDDEILFENPLTPIEQRVRVCREAAEEAKQVTGKELLYAVNLTGRTSSLKEQALRAIDAGATALLFSVLPYGFDVLHELSSDPDITVPIAAHPSLAGALYPSPHYGIAASLLLGKLMRIAGADLVLFPSPYGSVVMPREENLAIQRELITPELAIRSSFPVPSAGIHPGLVPQILSDFGTDVVVNAGGGIHGHPDGASSGGRTFLQAIDASLNGVPLEQAAESLPELKAALDIWGGRK, encoded by the coding sequence ATGAGCTATTGTACGGCCACGTACCGTATTTATGATGATAAAGCAGACTTTCATAAGAAGGCCGAGTCCATCGCTGTCGGCATGACCGTCGGTACATGGACTGAGCTGCCGCAGGTTAAGCAGGATCAGATGCGGGGGCATCTCGGGCGGGTCGAGAGCGTCCAGGTCCATGACCCGCAAAGCGGAGTGCCGGGGGAGCGTTATGCCGACGTATCGATCTCCTATCCGGACATCAATTTTACTTCTGACATTCCGGCACTGCTCATTACTGTCTTCGGCAAAATTTCTATGGACGGTAAAATCAAGCTGCTCGACCTGAAGCTGTCCGATGCTTTTCTCAGCGCCTATTCCGGTCCGAAATTCGGTATCCAGGGCGTTCGCGAGCTGCTTGGCGTCCCCCATCGCCCGCTGCTTATGAGCATCTTCAAATCCGTCATCGGCTACGATCTGGACGGACTTCGCGAACAGTTCATGGCGCAGGCCTTGGGTGGCGTCGATCTTATTAAGGATGACGAGATTCTGTTCGAGAACCCGCTAACGCCTATCGAGCAGCGCGTACGCGTATGCCGCGAGGCTGCGGAGGAAGCCAAACAGGTTACCGGCAAGGAACTGCTCTATGCGGTCAACCTGACTGGACGCACGTCGTCCCTCAAGGAGCAAGCACTGCGGGCGATCGATGCAGGTGCAACCGCCCTGCTGTTCAGCGTACTGCCGTATGGCTTCGACGTCCTGCACGAGCTGAGCAGCGATCCGGACATTACCGTGCCAATCGCAGCGCATCCGTCGCTCGCAGGAGCGCTCTACCCATCGCCACATTACGGCATTGCCGCATCCCTGCTTCTCGGGAAACTCATGCGCATTGCCGGAGCCGACCTGGTTCTGTTCCCTTCTCCTTACGGATCGGTCGTCATGCCGCGGGAAGAGAACCTGGCCATCCAGCGCGAGCTCATAACCCCAGAGCTGGCGATCCGCAGCAGCTTCCCTGTGCCATCCGCGGGCATCCATCCCGGGCTCGTTCCGCAAATCCTAAGCGATTTCGGTACGGATGTTGTCGTAAATGCCGGGGGCGGGATTCATGGCCATCCAGATGGAGCCAGCAGCGGCGGCCGCACCTTCCTGCAAGCGATCGACGCCTCATTGAACGGGGTGCCGCTCGAACAGGCGGCAGAGAGCCTGCCTGAACTGAAGGCCGCGCTCGACATATGGGGAGGACGCAAATGA